Below is a window of candidate division WOR-3 bacterium DNA.
ACTCCGTAGTAGCAGTGACGAAGAAATTAAAGAAATGGCTGAAAAAGAACTGGTGCAATTAGAAAGACGCCGAGATGAACTGAGACATAATTTATTATACTATTTGGTACCCAAAGACCCTTCGTGGAAAAGCACTTGTATAGTCGAAATTCGGGCTGCTGCTGGTGGCGAAGAATCCGCCCTTTTTGCCGCCGAACTCTTCCGAATGTATACAAAATATATCGAAAAGAAAAACCTCCGTTACGAAGTGCTTTCTTCTCGCCCCAGCGATTTACAAGGTTATAAAGAGATTATTTTTTCTGTTGAAGGCGAAGATGCATTTCGTTATTTTCGGTTTGAAAGCGGTGTCCACCGAGTGCAAAGAGTACCGATAACCGAAGCCTCTGGACGTCTTCATACTTCAACCGTCACTGTTGCGGTCTTACCTGAACCAACCGAGATTGAACTTAAGATTGACCCGCAAGACCTAAAGATTGAAGTCTTCCGAGCAGGAGGACATGGTGGCCAACATGTGAATGTTACTGATTCGGCAGTAAGAATTACTCATATTCCCACCGGGATAGTTGTCTCTTGTCAGGACGAACGAAGCCAGTTAAAGAATAAAAACCGGGCAATGAAAATTTTACGTGCCCGGGTTCTTGAGTTAAAAAAAGCCGAAGAGGAAAAGAAATTAGGGGCTCAACGCCGAAGTCAAATTGGTAGCGGTGACCGTTCGGAAAAAATCCGCACTTATAACTATCCGCAAAACCGTGTCACTGACCACCGAATCGGATTGTCCGTCCATAATTTACCAGAAATTCTTGATGGCGAACTTGATTATATTGTTCATCCCTTAGAAGAAGCCGAAATTACTAAACAATTACAATTAACAAAATGACTGTTACTTATCAAGAATTACTCAAACAAGCACAAAAACATTTTACTAATTCCAGTGACGCTGAATATTTTGTCCAAGCCTTATTAAATAAACCGCGTTATGAAATTTTTACTACTCAACCTATACAAGACAATCAGATTATTTCTCAATTTTATAATTTATTAAGACAATACCAACCTGAAATGCCGGTTCAATATCTTGTTAACAAAGCATACTTCTTATCTTATGAATTATATGTTGACCCGAGAGTTTTGATACCAAGATTTGAAACCGAAGAGTTAGTTGTAAAGACTGCCCAAAAAGTCAACAACCCTCAATTAATAATTGATATTGGCACAGGTTCTGGGGCAATTGCAATTGCTTTAGCCCATTTGTTTCCCCAAGCCAAAATTATAGCAACTGACATTTCGCAGGACGCTTTAGATGTCGCAAGAAACAATATTGATAAATATCACTTGCGTAATCGTATCGTATTTTGCCGATGCGATTTGTTCCCTAATTATATTAGTCTCAAAGGAAAGGTAGATTTAATAATTTCTAATCCTCCCTATGTCTCTGAAGACGAAATTGAAACACTGCCTTTATGTGTAAAAAATTATGAACCACTAATAGCATTAAATGGTGGTAAAGATGGATTTGAAACTATCAGGCGAATCATTGATAATGCTCCTCATTACTTATCGCCTAAGGGATTATTATCATTAGAAATTGACCCTCGGCAAGTTGAACTGATTAAGGCAATGAAAGTCTCGGTAAAGTTTGAAACTGATAATCAAGGACTTATAAGATATGCATTTATTACATACAAAAATTAAAAGTTAAAAATTAATATAACTTTGTTTGGAGTATATAATGAAAATAGGTTTAATTGTTAATCCTGAAAAGCCATTAGCCCAAAAAGTTATTCCTGAACTTATTGATTTTTTAATGGAAAATAAGATAACTCCGTTAATCGAAAGTGTATCGGCTAAAGCCTTAAAGTTAAGCAAGTTTTCTGTATCTGATTCAAAGTTAATTCGGTCTTCCCAATTGATAATTGCTTTGGGTGGCGACGGAACATTATTACGTGCCGCCCGCATGGTGGGAAATCGGAAAATTCCGATTATGGGCGTAAATTTAGGCGGTTTAGGTTTTCTAACCGAGTTTTCTACTAATGAACTGAAAACCGCAATAACTGATTATTTAAATAAAAATTATCGAGAAGAAAATCGAATGGTCTTAAAAGTTACGCATAATAAAAGAAGTTTTTATGTGCTCAACGACTGTGCAGTAAATATGGGACCAGACTGTCGAGTAATTGAGGTTATGCTATCCACTAACCACAATTTCATCTGTAAACTTGTTGCTGATGGTGTTGTTGTTGCAACACCAACCGGCTCAACTGCTTATTCGCTTGCAGCCGGTGGTCCAATTGTTTTTCCGACAATGGAAGCAATATTGATAACACCGCTTTCGCCTCACAGTCTTTCAGGACGACCATTAATTGTGCCGGCAACGGAAGCAATTACTCTGGAATTAGGTC
It encodes the following:
- the prfA gene encoding peptide chain release factor 1, which translates into the protein MEQRLVPLKQRYTEIEQLLADPKVLSDSNQTQSLSKEYKDIKTILQTFEAYKATLKEIEDTKELRSSSDEEIKEMAEKELVQLERRRDELRHNLLYYLVPKDPSWKSTCIVEIRAAAGGEESALFAAELFRMYTKYIEKKNLRYEVLSSRPSDLQGYKEIIFSVEGEDAFRYFRFESGVHRVQRVPITEASGRLHTSTVTVAVLPEPTEIELKIDPQDLKIEVFRAGGHGGQHVNVTDSAVRITHIPTGIVVSCQDERSQLKNKNRAMKILRARVLELKKAEEEKKLGAQRRSQIGSGDRSEKIRTYNYPQNRVTDHRIGLSVHNLPEILDGELDYIVHPLEEAEITKQLQLTK
- the prmC gene encoding peptide chain release factor N(5)-glutamine methyltransferase → MTVTYQELLKQAQKHFTNSSDAEYFVQALLNKPRYEIFTTQPIQDNQIISQFYNLLRQYQPEMPVQYLVNKAYFLSYELYVDPRVLIPRFETEELVVKTAQKVNNPQLIIDIGTGSGAIAIALAHLFPQAKIIATDISQDALDVARNNIDKYHLRNRIVFCRCDLFPNYISLKGKVDLIISNPPYVSEDEIETLPLCVKNYEPLIALNGGKDGFETIRRIIDNAPHYLSPKGLLSLEIDPRQVELIKAMKVSVKFETDNQGLIRYAFITYKN
- a CDS encoding NAD(+)/NADH kinase produces the protein MKIGLIVNPEKPLAQKVIPELIDFLMENKITPLIESVSAKALKLSKFSVSDSKLIRSSQLIIALGGDGTLLRAARMVGNRKIPIMGVNLGGLGFLTEFSTNELKTAITDYLNKNYREENRMVLKVTHNKRSFYVLNDCAVNMGPDCRVIEVMLSTNHNFICKLVADGVVVATPTGSTAYSLAAGGPIVFPTMEAILITPLSPHSLSGRPLIVPATEAITLELGPKSSKAILNLDGQTRRLLKTGEKVIFSKANYYIRLIAPKNKSYYQILRTKMKWSERGE